The following coding sequences lie in one Streptomyces albofaciens JCM 4342 genomic window:
- a CDS encoding class I SAM-dependent methyltransferase, producing the protein MTDTDGTPAGPGAAPFRGPARDPVTGASRRFDAAVRAYVRQHPRATVVALGEGLGTAFWRLDNGRLHWLTVESPETAAVRRMLLPDGPRRRTLACPVTGPGWLDAVRAPERGVVVTVRGLLAFLRPPEVRALFAACAERFPGGALVFDTVPRWCVGRDPRRTDARTAAGAAAPAAPGPPPLRWGLNAADLPRITSAHPNVVAVREVPPPGRGPLAGRLARWRRHVPLLHTPARTVTEIRFGARRTAAGPGPGGAPADPERPAGHRSR; encoded by the coding sequence GTGACCGATACGGATGGCACGCCGGCCGGCCCGGGCGCCGCCCCCTTCCGCGGCCCCGCCCGCGACCCGGTGACCGGCGCGTCGCGCCGCTTCGACGCCGCGGTGCGCGCGTACGTACGGCAGCACCCGCGCGCCACGGTCGTCGCGCTCGGCGAGGGCCTGGGCACCGCGTTCTGGCGGCTGGACAACGGGCGGCTGCACTGGCTGACCGTGGAGTCGCCGGAGACGGCGGCGGTCCGCCGGATGCTGCTGCCGGACGGGCCCCGGCGGCGGACGCTCGCCTGCCCGGTGACCGGCCCCGGCTGGCTGGACGCGGTCCGGGCGCCGGAGCGCGGGGTGGTGGTGACCGTGCGGGGCCTGCTGGCGTTCCTGCGGCCGCCCGAGGTCCGCGCGCTGTTCGCGGCGTGCGCGGAGCGGTTCCCCGGCGGCGCGCTGGTCTTCGACACGGTGCCGCGCTGGTGCGTGGGCCGGGACCCGCGGCGTACGGACGCCCGTACGGCCGCGGGCGCGGCTGCCCCGGCGGCCCCGGGCCCGCCGCCGCTGCGCTGGGGCCTGAACGCCGCCGACCTCCCGAGGATCACGAGCGCGCATCCGAACGTGGTCGCCGTCCGCGAGGTGCCGCCGCCCGGCCGCGGGCCGCTCGCCGGGCGCCTCGCGCGGTGGCGGCGGCACGTACCGCTGCTGCACACGCCCGCCCGTACGGTCACCGAGATCCGCTTCGGCGCCCGCCGGACCGCCGCGGGCCCCGGCCCGGGCGGCGCCCCGGCCGACCCGGAGCGGCCCGCCGGGCACCGTTCCCGGTAA
- a CDS encoding leucyl aminopeptidase, whose translation MTALTLSTSSAATLRADAVVVGVAKGAKGAVLAPGAEAVDKAFDGRLAAVLETLGASGAEGEVTKLPAASGLKAAVVLAVGLGEAPAEDAAYDAEALRRAAGSAARALAGSKKAAFALPAEDAEAVAAIGEGALLGAYAFTAYRGNGDAKAARGAKKADGRSAPPAEVAILGGKPRDKAHKAAVERAQTLAAEVNRARDLINTPSNDLTPKAFAAQAQAAAKEFGLKVEVLDERALKKGGYGGLMGVGQGSENPPRLVRIGYTHAKAEKTLAFVGKGITYDSGGISLKPAGHNETMKCDMSGAAAVFAAVVAAARLGLRVNVTGWLALAENMPSGAALRPGDVLTMYNGKTVEVLNTDAEGRLVMADALTRASEEQPDAIVDVATLTGAMVLALGNRTFGIVANDDAFRASIHEIAEEAGEPSWPMPMPSELRKTLDSPIADLKNVGERAGGGLSAGVFLQEFVGEGIPWAHLDIAGPAFHESAPFGYTPKGGTGSGVRTLVGLAERTADGDLG comes from the coding sequence GTGACTGCACTGACCCTCAGCACATCCTCCGCCGCGACGCTGCGTGCGGACGCCGTTGTCGTCGGCGTGGCCAAGGGCGCCAAGGGCGCCGTGCTGGCCCCCGGCGCCGAGGCCGTGGACAAGGCGTTCGACGGCAGGCTCGCCGCCGTACTGGAGACCCTCGGCGCGAGCGGCGCCGAGGGCGAGGTGACCAAGCTGCCCGCCGCCTCCGGTCTGAAGGCCGCGGTCGTGCTGGCGGTCGGCCTGGGCGAGGCCCCGGCCGAGGACGCGGCGTACGACGCCGAGGCGCTGCGCCGCGCCGCGGGCTCCGCCGCCCGCGCCCTGGCCGGCAGCAAGAAGGCCGCCTTCGCGCTGCCCGCGGAGGACGCCGAGGCCGTCGCGGCGATCGGCGAGGGCGCGCTGCTCGGCGCGTACGCCTTCACCGCGTACCGCGGCAACGGCGACGCGAAGGCCGCCCGCGGCGCCAAGAAGGCCGACGGCAGGTCGGCGCCGCCGGCCGAGGTGGCGATCCTCGGCGGCAAGCCGCGCGACAAGGCCCACAAGGCCGCCGTCGAGCGGGCCCAGACGCTGGCCGCCGAGGTCAACCGCGCCCGCGACCTGATCAACACCCCCTCCAACGACCTCACCCCGAAGGCCTTCGCCGCGCAGGCCCAGGCCGCCGCGAAGGAGTTCGGCCTCAAGGTCGAGGTGCTCGACGAGCGGGCCCTGAAGAAGGGCGGCTACGGCGGCCTGATGGGCGTCGGCCAGGGCTCGGAGAACCCGCCGCGCCTGGTGCGGATCGGCTACACCCACGCGAAGGCCGAAAAGACCCTGGCGTTCGTCGGCAAGGGCATCACCTACGACTCGGGCGGCATCTCCCTGAAGCCGGCCGGCCACAACGAGACCATGAAGTGCGACATGAGCGGCGCCGCCGCGGTGTTCGCCGCGGTCGTGGCCGCCGCCCGGCTGGGCCTGCGGGTCAACGTCACCGGCTGGCTGGCGCTGGCCGAGAACATGCCGTCCGGCGCCGCGCTGCGCCCCGGCGACGTGCTGACCATGTACAACGGCAAGACCGTCGAGGTGCTGAACACCGACGCCGAGGGCCGGCTGGTGATGGCCGACGCGCTCACCCGCGCCTCCGAGGAGCAGCCGGACGCGATCGTGGACGTCGCCACGCTGACCGGCGCCATGGTCCTGGCGCTGGGCAACCGCACCTTCGGGATCGTGGCCAACGACGACGCCTTCCGGGCGAGCATCCACGAGATCGCGGAGGAGGCCGGCGAGCCGTCCTGGCCGATGCCGATGCCGTCCGAGCTGCGCAAGACCCTGGACTCCCCCATCGCCGACCTGAAGAACGTCGGCGAGCGGGCCGGCGGCGGCCTGTCGGCCGGTGTGTTCCTCCAGGAGTTCGTCGGCGAGGGCATCCCGTGGGCGCACCTGGACATCGCCGGTCCGGCCTTCCACGAGAGCGCGCCGTTCGGCTACACCCCCAAGGGCGGCACCGGCTCCGGGGTCCGCACCCTGGTGGGCCTGGCCGAGCGCACCGCCGACGGCGACCTCGGCTGA
- a CDS encoding spherulation-specific family 4 protein, with the protein MTRPSSRQPRPASRQLLVPLYEHPAERPDAWRRLIAAAPDLYGVVLNPASGPGTAPDPHFAEVAGRLREAGVRVLGYTDTDYGRRPHAAVAQDLLRHRDWYGADGAFFDQAAADAGLLAHYSRLTVAARAAGAGTVVLNHGLHPHPRYLDFADLLVTFENSWAAYENAEIPEWTAHHPPERFCHLIHGLPETCAEAAAELARQRGAAVHCAVPGTAPHPWDALPPFLEIPR; encoded by the coding sequence ATGACCCGGCCGTCCTCGCGACAGCCCCGTCCGGCCTCCCGGCAGCTGCTGGTCCCCCTCTACGAGCACCCGGCCGAACGCCCGGACGCCTGGCGGCGGCTGATCGCGGCGGCGCCCGACCTCTACGGCGTGGTGCTCAACCCGGCCAGCGGCCCCGGCACCGCACCCGACCCGCACTTCGCCGAGGTCGCCGGGCGGTTACGGGAGGCGGGCGTACGCGTCCTCGGCTACACGGACACCGACTACGGGCGCCGCCCGCACGCGGCCGTCGCTCAGGACCTGTTGCGGCACCGCGACTGGTACGGCGCCGACGGCGCGTTCTTCGACCAGGCCGCCGCCGACGCCGGTCTCCTCGCCCACTACAGCCGTCTGACGGTCGCCGCGCGCGCCGCCGGGGCCGGCACCGTCGTCCTCAACCACGGCCTCCACCCGCACCCCCGCTATCTCGACTTCGCCGACCTCCTGGTCACCTTCGAGAACAGCTGGGCGGCGTACGAGAACGCCGAGATCCCGGAGTGGACCGCCCACCACCCGCCCGAACGGTTCTGCCACCTCATCCACGGCCTCCCCGAGACCTGCGCGGAGGCCGCCGCCGAGCTGGCCCGGCAGCGCGGGGCCGCCGTGCACTGCGCCGTCCCCGGCACCGCGCCGCACCCCTGGGACGCCCTTCCCCCCTTCCTGGAGATCCCCCGATGA
- a CDS encoding phosphatidylglycerol lysyltransferase domain-containing protein, which produces MGEVRLSPDEDRTRGRWSRRGAAYAVWYLRAVTFINVLSAVWVSFGNDIRRHNVDEFFTPYLLTAGFASGVFSLFFAVTMRRRKRAAWILNLVLSGLLLALFALAMAAAPEFRRHGQNWFSLVVTLLFVVSLLVGRKEFYAKGDRSNPRLAAAVALGGLLVTSLLAACLVTVANTAGNGHHSTFVDRWRYGTMRLVSIVADDSRFPGIATPNWVNVVINVMSTVLLLLVLWAAFRSVRSTDPITVEDEEKLRDLLARQGDRDSLGYFALRRDKSVIWSPSGKAAVTYRVVGGVSLASADPIGDPEAWPGAIDRWLAEARSHGWAPAVMGASEEGGTIYARHGLDALELGDEAIVDTEEFTLEGRAMRTVRQAYNRVKRAGYTVRIRRHADIPEPEMDRLLKLADDWRDGETERGFSMALGRLGDPADGRCVMLECTDADGELRALLSFVPWGEKGLSLDLMRRDRDSDNGLMEFMVLELIQRAKEVEITQVSLNFAMFRSVFERGARLGAGPVLRLWRSLLSFFSRWWQIESLYRANAKYRPIWEPRYMLFEKSTDLLRIGIASARAEGFLEAPGLPKWLNRKHLETKR; this is translated from the coding sequence ATGGGAGAAGTCCGTTTGAGCCCGGATGAGGACCGCACCCGCGGTCGGTGGTCACGACGCGGCGCCGCGTACGCCGTCTGGTACCTGCGCGCCGTCACCTTCATCAATGTCCTCAGTGCCGTGTGGGTGTCGTTCGGCAACGACATCCGCCGGCACAACGTCGACGAGTTCTTCACTCCCTACCTGCTGACCGCGGGCTTCGCCTCCGGCGTCTTCTCGCTGTTCTTCGCGGTCACGATGCGCCGCCGCAAACGCGCCGCCTGGATACTGAACCTCGTCCTGTCGGGGCTGCTCCTGGCGCTGTTCGCGCTGGCGATGGCGGCGGCGCCGGAGTTCCGCCGGCACGGGCAGAACTGGTTCTCCCTCGTGGTGACGCTGCTGTTCGTCGTCTCGCTGCTGGTGGGCCGCAAGGAGTTCTACGCCAAGGGCGACCGCTCCAACCCCAGGCTGGCCGCGGCCGTCGCGCTCGGCGGCCTGCTGGTCACCTCGCTGCTCGCGGCGTGCCTCGTCACCGTCGCCAACACCGCCGGGAACGGCCACCACTCGACGTTCGTGGACCGCTGGCGCTACGGCACCATGCGGCTGGTCTCCATCGTCGCCGACGACTCCCGCTTCCCCGGCATCGCCACGCCCAACTGGGTCAACGTCGTCATCAACGTGATGAGCACGGTCCTGCTGCTGCTCGTGCTGTGGGCGGCCTTCCGTTCCGTACGCAGCACCGACCCGATCACCGTCGAGGACGAGGAGAAGCTGCGCGACCTGCTGGCGCGGCAGGGCGACCGGGACTCGCTGGGCTACTTCGCGCTGCGCCGCGACAAGAGCGTCATCTGGTCCCCCAGCGGCAAGGCCGCCGTCACCTACCGCGTCGTCGGCGGGGTCTCGCTGGCCTCCGCCGACCCGATCGGCGACCCGGAGGCGTGGCCCGGCGCCATCGACCGGTGGCTCGCCGAGGCCCGCTCGCACGGCTGGGCACCGGCCGTGATGGGCGCGAGCGAGGAGGGCGGCACGATCTACGCCCGGCACGGCCTGGACGCGCTGGAGCTGGGCGACGAGGCGATCGTGGACACCGAGGAGTTCACGCTGGAGGGGCGTGCGATGCGCACCGTCCGGCAGGCCTACAACCGCGTCAAGCGGGCCGGCTACACGGTCCGCATCCGCCGCCACGCGGACATCCCCGAGCCGGAGATGGACCGGCTGCTGAAGCTGGCCGACGACTGGCGCGACGGCGAGACCGAGCGCGGCTTCTCCATGGCGCTGGGCCGGCTGGGCGACCCCGCCGACGGGCGCTGCGTGATGCTCGAATGCACCGACGCGGACGGCGAGCTGCGGGCGCTGCTCAGCTTCGTGCCGTGGGGTGAGAAGGGCCTGTCCCTCGACCTGATGCGGCGGGACCGCGACTCCGACAACGGGCTGATGGAGTTCATGGTCCTGGAGCTGATCCAGCGCGCGAAAGAGGTGGAGATCACTCAGGTCTCGCTGAACTTCGCGATGTTCCGGTCCGTCTTCGAACGCGGCGCGCGGCTCGGCGCGGGCCCGGTGCTGCGCCTGTGGCGCTCGCTGCTCAGCTTCTTCTCCCGGTGGTGGCAGATCGAATCGCTCTATCGCGCGAACGCGAAATACCGGCCCATCTGGGAGCCCCGGTACATGCTCTTCGAAAAGAGCACCGACCTGCTGCGCATCGGCATCGCGAGCGCCCGCGCCGAGGGCTTCCTCGAAGCACCCGGCCTGCCGAAGTGGCTCAACCGTAAACACCTGGAGACCAAGAGATGA
- a CDS encoding adenosylcobinamide-GDP ribazoletransferase: MRFAFGTLTVLPVRLRRWDRAAARGGMLCAPVAGLVIGLASAALGALLLLLGSGPLLAAVATAAVPAALTRGLHLDGLADTADGLGSGKPAEDALRIMKQSDIGPFGVITLLFTLLAQVAALSRLYEQSWTHGAAAATLAAVTARCALTLTARTGVPAARPEGLGAAVAGTVPLRWAVTAGAAVTALAAATGALQDMYGALHAALAVLLALAAGEATLRRCRHRFGGITGDVFGAIAEVTGVVAVVVSAVG; encoded by the coding sequence ATGCGTTTCGCCTTCGGCACGCTGACCGTGCTGCCGGTACGGCTGCGCCGCTGGGACCGGGCGGCGGCGCGCGGCGGCATGCTGTGCGCGCCGGTGGCGGGCCTCGTGATCGGCCTGGCCTCGGCAGCCCTCGGCGCCCTTCTCCTCCTCCTCGGCAGCGGCCCCCTCCTCGCCGCCGTCGCCACGGCCGCCGTCCCCGCCGCCCTCACCCGCGGCCTGCACCTGGACGGACTCGCCGACACCGCCGACGGCCTGGGCAGCGGCAAGCCCGCCGAGGACGCGCTGCGCATCATGAAGCAGTCCGACATCGGCCCGTTCGGCGTCATCACGCTGCTGTTCACCCTGCTCGCACAGGTGGCCGCCCTGTCCCGCCTCTACGAACAGAGCTGGACCCACGGCGCGGCAGCCGCCACCCTCGCCGCCGTCACCGCCCGCTGCGCCCTCACCCTCACCGCCCGCACCGGCGTCCCGGCGGCCCGCCCCGAGGGCCTGGGGGCGGCGGTGGCCGGCACCGTACCGCTGCGCTGGGCGGTGACGGCGGGAGCGGCGGTGACCGCTCTCGCCGCGGCCACCGGCGCCCTCCAGGACATGTACGGAGCCCTCCACGCAGCCCTCGCCGTCCTCCTCGCCCTAGCCGCGGGAGAAGCCACCCTGCGCCGCTGCCGCCACCGCTTCGGCGGCATCACCGGCGACGTCTTCGGCGCGATCGCGGAGGTGACGGGGGTGGTTGCGGTGGTGGTGTCGGCGGTGGGGTGA
- a CDS encoding endo alpha-1,4 polygalactosaminidase — protein sequence MTSPRLRKRLLLLFGPLLLVATACSQIPSGPDGKPSHSASPGGGTPSSPGGGTGKPRPVWHPEPGIAWQWQLTGKLDLSVDAPVYDIDGFKNDASTVADLHKRGRKAICYISVGAHEDFRPDARRFPKDVIGEENGWEGERWLDIRRLDVLRPLMAKRFDMCRDKGFDAVEPDNVDGYKNDTGFDLTADDQLAFNRMIAKLAHDRGLSVGLKNDLDQIPQLVGDFDFAVNEQCAQYDECAKMTPFIKADKAVFHVEYELQASRFCRNSKSLGLSSMQKRLHLDAWRETC from the coding sequence ATGACGTCCCCGCGCCTCCGCAAGAGACTGCTCCTCCTCTTCGGCCCGCTCCTGCTGGTCGCCACCGCCTGCTCCCAGATACCGTCCGGCCCGGACGGCAAGCCCAGTCACAGCGCGAGCCCCGGGGGCGGTACTCCGAGCAGCCCCGGCGGCGGTACGGGCAAGCCCCGACCCGTCTGGCACCCCGAACCCGGCATCGCCTGGCAGTGGCAGCTCACCGGCAAGCTCGACCTGTCCGTCGACGCGCCCGTCTACGACATCGACGGCTTCAAGAACGACGCCTCCACCGTCGCCGACCTCCACAAGCGCGGCCGCAAGGCCATCTGCTACATCAGCGTCGGCGCCCACGAGGACTTCCGCCCGGACGCCCGTCGGTTCCCCAAGGACGTCATCGGCGAGGAGAACGGCTGGGAGGGCGAGCGCTGGCTCGACATCCGCCGCCTGGACGTGCTGCGCCCGCTGATGGCGAAGCGCTTCGACATGTGCCGCGACAAGGGCTTCGACGCGGTCGAACCGGACAACGTGGACGGCTACAAGAACGACACCGGCTTCGACCTGACGGCCGACGACCAGCTCGCCTTCAACCGCATGATCGCCAAGCTGGCCCACGACCGCGGCCTGTCCGTCGGCCTCAAGAACGACCTCGACCAGATCCCCCAGCTCGTCGGCGACTTCGACTTCGCCGTCAACGAACAGTGCGCCCAGTACGACGAGTGCGCCAAGATGACCCCCTTCATCAAGGCCGACAAGGCCGTCTTCCACGTCGAATACGAACTCCAGGCCTCCCGCTTCTGCCGCAACTCCAAGAGCCTGGGGCTGAGCTCCATGCAGAAGCGTCTGCACTTGGATGCTTGGCGGGAGACCTGCTGA
- the pelF gene encoding GT4 family glycosyltransferase PelF, with amino-acid sequence MLTEGTYPHVHGGVSTWCDQLVRGMPEVRFNVIALTGSGREPVTWDLPPNVYAQSSVPMWGPPPGRRTAGLRGRERRRFVDTYERFLLSMLDPQSCTDFGTELYALAALAREGRLSAALRTETALRSLMWIWTLPHVATRAAEPTVHDALTATDLLEHALRPLAVRIPEDSVAHAVSNGLACLPALVAKEFDEVPFLLTEHGIYLRERYLGYRRDAQRWPVKALMLGFYRQLTIESYRAADLITPCNKYNTRWEERGGTPPEKIRTVYNGVDVQLFPHAEQEPDEPTLSWAGRIDPIKDLETLIRAYALCRAEVPNLRLRLFGGVPAGGEAYKTRCEKLAASLGVTDGLSWEGRIDDVARAYAAGSIVMLSSISEGFPFSLIEAMSCGRSTVSTDVGGVREAVGDTGLVVPPREPEAMAKATLELLKGGWEKRAELGSRARQRVIDQFTLRRSVDGFRTIYRELDGADRQAQEAPESREEWTLQLRGPWRAPLAADGGGW; translated from the coding sequence ATGCTGACCGAGGGCACCTATCCGCACGTCCACGGTGGCGTCTCCACCTGGTGCGACCAGCTCGTACGGGGCATGCCCGAGGTCCGCTTCAACGTCATCGCGCTCACCGGCAGCGGCCGGGAACCGGTGACCTGGGACCTGCCCCCGAACGTCTACGCGCAGTCCTCGGTGCCGATGTGGGGCCCGCCGCCGGGCCGCCGCACCGCCGGGCTCCGGGGCCGCGAGCGCCGTCGCTTCGTCGACACCTACGAGCGCTTCCTGCTCTCCATGCTCGACCCGCAGTCCTGCACCGACTTCGGCACCGAGCTGTACGCCCTCGCCGCGCTCGCCCGCGAAGGGCGGCTCAGCGCCGCGCTGCGCACCGAGACCGCGCTGCGCTCCCTGATGTGGATCTGGACCCTGCCGCACGTCGCCACGCGCGCCGCCGAACCCACCGTCCACGACGCGCTGACCGCCACCGACCTGCTGGAACACGCGCTGCGCCCGCTGGCCGTACGGATACCGGAGGACAGCGTCGCGCACGCGGTCAGCAACGGGCTGGCCTGCCTGCCCGCGCTCGTGGCCAAGGAGTTCGACGAGGTGCCGTTCCTGCTCACCGAGCACGGCATCTACCTGCGGGAACGTTACCTCGGCTATCGCCGCGACGCCCAGCGCTGGCCCGTCAAGGCCCTGATGCTCGGCTTCTACCGGCAGCTGACGATCGAGAGCTATCGGGCCGCCGACCTGATCACCCCGTGCAACAAGTACAACACCCGCTGGGAGGAGCGCGGCGGCACCCCGCCCGAGAAGATACGGACCGTCTACAACGGCGTCGACGTGCAGCTCTTCCCGCACGCCGAACAGGAGCCGGACGAGCCGACGCTGAGCTGGGCCGGGCGCATCGACCCGATCAAGGACCTGGAGACCCTCATCCGCGCCTACGCGCTGTGCCGCGCCGAGGTCCCCAACCTGCGGCTGCGGCTGTTCGGCGGGGTGCCGGCCGGCGGCGAGGCGTACAAGACCCGGTGCGAGAAGCTGGCCGCCTCGCTCGGCGTGACCGACGGGCTCAGCTGGGAGGGGCGCATCGACGACGTGGCCCGCGCCTACGCCGCCGGCAGCATCGTCATGCTCTCCAGCATCTCCGAGGGCTTCCCGTTCAGCCTGATAGAGGCCATGTCCTGCGGCCGTTCGACGGTGTCGACCGATGTCGGCGGGGTGCGCGAGGCGGTGGGCGACACCGGGCTCGTGGTCCCGCCCCGGGAACCGGAGGCGATGGCCAAGGCCACCCTCGAACTCCTCAAGGGCGGCTGGGAGAAGCGCGCCGAACTCGGCAGCCGGGCCCGGCAGCGGGTGATCGACCAGTTCACGCTGCGCCGCTCGGTCGACGGCTTCCGCACCATCTACCGGGAACTCGACGGCGCCGACCGGCAGGCGCAGGAGGCGCCGGAATCCCGGGAGGAGTGGACCCTCCAGCTGCGCGGCCCGTGGCGCGCCCCGCTCGCCGCTGACGGGGGCGGCTGGTGA
- the lpdA gene encoding dihydrolipoyl dehydrogenase, producing MANDASTVFDLVILGGGSGGYAAALRGAQLGLDVALIEKNKLGGTCLHNGCIPTKALLHAGEIADQAREAAQFGVKASFEGIDIEGVHKYKDEVISGLYKGLQGLVASRKVTYIEGEGRLSSPTSVDVNGQRVQGRHILLATGSVPKSLPGLNIDGDRIISSDHALKLDRVPKSAIVLGGGVIGVEFASAWKSFGTDVTIVEGLKHLVPVEDENSSKLLERAFRKRGIKFNLGTFFDKAEYTQDGVKVTLADGKTFEAEVLLVAIGRGPVSQGLGYEEAGVAMDRGYVLVDEYMQTNVPTISAVGDLVPTLQLAHVGFAEGILVAERLAGLKTVPIDYDGVPRVTYCHPEVASVGITEAKAKELYGADKVVALKYNLAGNGKSKILKTAGEIKLVQVKDGAVVGVHMVGDRMGEQVGEAQLVYNWEALPAEVAQLIHAHPTQNEALGEAHLALAGKPLHSHD from the coding sequence GTGGCGAACGACGCCAGCACCGTTTTCGACCTAGTGATCCTCGGAGGCGGTAGCGGCGGTTACGCCGCTGCCCTGCGCGGGGCGCAGCTGGGCCTGGACGTCGCCCTGATCGAGAAGAACAAGCTCGGCGGCACCTGCCTGCACAACGGCTGCATCCCCACCAAGGCCCTGCTGCACGCCGGCGAGATCGCGGACCAGGCTCGCGAGGCCGCCCAGTTCGGTGTCAAGGCCTCCTTCGAGGGCATCGACATCGAGGGCGTCCACAAGTACAAGGACGAGGTCATCTCGGGCCTGTACAAGGGTCTGCAGGGCCTGGTCGCCTCCCGCAAGGTCACCTACATCGAGGGTGAGGGCCGGCTGTCCTCCCCGACCTCCGTCGACGTGAACGGCCAGCGCGTCCAGGGCCGCCACATCCTGCTGGCGACCGGCTCCGTGCCGAAGTCCCTGCCGGGCCTGAACATCGACGGCGACCGGATCATCTCCTCGGACCACGCGCTGAAGCTGGACCGCGTGCCGAAGTCCGCGATCGTGCTGGGCGGCGGCGTCATCGGCGTCGAGTTCGCCTCCGCGTGGAAGTCCTTCGGCACCGACGTGACCATCGTCGAGGGCCTCAAGCACCTCGTCCCGGTCGAGGACGAGAACAGCTCCAAGCTGCTGGAGCGGGCCTTCCGCAAGCGCGGCATCAAGTTCAACCTGGGCACCTTCTTCGACAAGGCCGAGTACACCCAGGACGGCGTCAAGGTCACGCTGGCCGACGGCAAGACCTTCGAGGCCGAGGTGCTGCTGGTCGCCATCGGCCGCGGCCCGGTCTCGCAGGGCCTGGGCTACGAGGAGGCCGGGGTCGCCATGGACCGCGGCTACGTCCTGGTCGACGAGTACATGCAGACCAACGTGCCGACCATCTCGGCCGTCGGCGACCTCGTCCCGACTCTCCAGCTCGCGCACGTCGGCTTCGCCGAGGGCATCCTGGTGGCGGAGCGGCTGGCCGGTCTCAAGACCGTGCCGATCGACTACGACGGCGTGCCGCGCGTCACGTACTGCCACCCGGAGGTCGCTTCGGTGGGCATCACCGAGGCGAAGGCCAAGGAGCTGTACGGTGCCGACAAGGTCGTGGCTCTGAAGTACAACCTCGCGGGCAACGGCAAGAGCAAGATCCTCAAGACCGCGGGCGAGATCAAGCTCGTCCAGGTCAAGGACGGTGCCGTGGTCGGCGTCCACATGGTCGGTGACCGCATGGGCGAGCAGGTCGGCGAGGCCCAGCTGGTCTACAACTGGGAGGCCCTGCCGGCCGAGGTTGCGCAGCTCATCCACGCGCACCCGACGCAGAACGAGGCGCTCGGCGAGGCCCACCTGGCCCTGGCCGGCAAGCCTCTGCACTCCCACGACTGA
- the cobT gene encoding nicotinate-nucleotide--dimethylbenzimidazole phosphoribosyltransferase translates to MSALNLDDFAHLIERPDGGARRDAEERRARLAVRPGALGRLDEIGEWLAAAQQQVPVRPVERPRAVLFAGDHGVASLDVSGRPAGSAKDLVRDVLDGSSPAAVLARRAGVPVRVVDVAVDCDPAELPEEVTRHRVRRGSGRIDTENALTAEEAERAFRAGMAVADEEADAGTDLVALGDLSVGGTTAASTLIAALCGTDASVVTGRGGAGIDDLAWMRKCAAIRDALRRARPVLGDQLELLAATGGADLAAITGFLLQSAVRRTPVILDGVVSAACALVAQRVAFRAPDWWLAGQVSGEPAQAKALDRIALNPLLDHGVTAGEGTGALLALPLVQAAAALAADLPVRH, encoded by the coding sequence ATGAGCGCCCTGAACCTCGATGACTTCGCCCACCTGATCGAGCGCCCCGACGGCGGCGCGCGCCGTGACGCCGAGGAGCGCCGGGCGCGGCTGGCGGTGCGGCCGGGAGCCCTGGGCCGGCTGGACGAGATCGGCGAGTGGCTGGCCGCCGCGCAGCAGCAGGTGCCGGTGCGGCCCGTCGAACGGCCGCGTGCGGTGCTGTTCGCCGGTGATCACGGCGTGGCCTCGCTGGACGTGTCGGGCCGTCCGGCCGGGAGCGCCAAGGACCTGGTACGGGACGTGCTGGACGGGTCGAGTCCGGCGGCGGTCCTGGCGCGCCGGGCCGGGGTGCCGGTGCGCGTCGTGGACGTGGCCGTGGACTGCGACCCGGCGGAGCTGCCGGAGGAGGTCACCCGGCACCGGGTGCGGCGCGGTTCGGGCCGTATCGACACCGAGAACGCGCTGACGGCCGAGGAGGCGGAGCGGGCGTTCCGGGCGGGCATGGCGGTCGCCGACGAGGAGGCGGACGCCGGTACGGACCTGGTCGCGCTCGGCGATCTGAGCGTGGGCGGCACCACCGCGGCGAGCACGCTGATCGCCGCGCTGTGCGGCACCGACGCGTCGGTGGTCACCGGGCGCGGTGGCGCGGGCATCGACGACCTGGCCTGGATGCGCAAGTGCGCGGCGATCCGCGACGCGCTGCGCCGGGCCCGGCCGGTCCTCGGCGACCAGCTGGAGCTGCTGGCCGCCACCGGCGGCGCCGATCTGGCCGCGATCACCGGTTTCCTGCTGCAGAGCGCGGTCCGGCGCACCCCGGTGATCCTGGACGGGGTGGTCTCGGCGGCCTGCGCGCTGGTGGCGCAGCGGGTGGCGTTCCGGGCGCCGGACTGGTGGCTGGCCGGGCAGGTCAGCGGGGAGCCGGCGCAGGCGAAGGCGCTCGATCGGATCGCGCTCAACCCTTTGCTCGATCACGGCGTCACTGCTGGTGAGGGGACAGGGGCGCTGCTCGCCCTGCCACTGGTGCAGGCGGCCGCGGCCCTGGCGGCAGACCTGCCCGTACGCCACTGA